TGAAAGCCTTCAAGATGGTCTTGTTTCTTAATCCCAACTCGAAATCCGCGCAAAAAGCGGTGCAGAAGTTAGAGTCCTTGACGGCCGATGAATATGACGAAGAAGTCTTCGCAATGACGAAGCTTCCAGAAGTCCGCCTGAATGAAGGCCCGGCGCCAACACCGAAGAAGGACGACGTGATGGTCGCAAGACCCGTCACTCCTTCCTCACCAAATAAGGCGATGGAGCGCATGCTGTCTTTGATCGATGCCTTTATTGTGCGCAACGATCTTGAAAAAGCTCACGCCCTTTTGAAAGACACGCGCCTGGAGTATGGTGATCATCCGGAAATTCAAAGACGAATGAAAACGCTTCAAGTTCGCTATAACGATTCTGACGAAGCGACCCCCTTAAAACCTTTGGTGCATCGAGAACAGTTGATTCGCGAGCGTAAGCTGGAAGTTCTGCAAATGATGCTTCGCAAAATTGAAGAGTATCGCCTTTAATTCTACGCAGTCACGACAACAAGGCTCCGCAAGCCTCAGCGGCGCGCTCTTGACGCACAAAGACCTCTCGCTAAAAAATGAGGCTAGCCTTTCATTTCCCAGGTGCGACTGTTGACCAAATACAGCCATTTGGGCGAATATAGCTCCTCTGCATTTACAATTTAAAAGGATTAAACATGTACGAAACGTCCGATTTTAAAAAAGGTCTTAAAATCATGATCGAGGGGAAACCCTATGTGGTTGTTGATTTCCAACACGTCAAACCTGGAAAAGGAAATCAGTTCACACGCACGAAATTGCGTAACATGCTGACCGGCCAAAACCTGGAGTCTACTTTCAAATCTGGAGAGAAATTCGAAGTTCCTAACGTTGAAAATAAAGAAATGACGTTCCTTTATAAAGACGACTCGGGTTACAACTTCATGTCTCCTGAATCCTAT
The genomic region above belongs to Bdellovibrio sp. ArHS and contains:
- a CDS encoding tetratricopeptide repeat protein, which encodes MKIDASTIEKYQQILEKDPNSQVFAPLAEAYREMGLLPEAKKTVTAGVQRHPQFVGGLVTYTKVMRDLGELSKALDAAKRATSLSPENILAHQLLAEVQLASKNPKEALKAFKMVLFLNPNSKSAQKAVQKLESLTADEYDEEVFAMTKLPEVRLNEGPAPTPKKDDVMVARPVTPSSPNKAMERMLSLIDAFIVRNDLEKAHALLKDTRLEYGDHPEIQRRMKTLQVRYNDSDEATPLKPLVHREQLIRERKLEVLQMMLRKIEEYRL